The DNA sequence ACCCTCCGTTCTACCGCTGGTTCCCCGACGCCGAGCTCAACACCTGCGCCAACGCGCTGGACCGTCACGTCTACGGCGGGCAGGAGCGCAGCGACTCGGGGATCAGTTACGGCGGGCGCGCCGAGCAGCCGGCGCTGATCTACGACTCGGCCGTCACCGACACCAAACGCGTCTACACCTACGCAGAACTTCTCGACGAGACCGCCCGCTTCGCCGGCGCCCTGCGCGGCCTCGGCGTCGGCAAGGGCGACCGGGTCGTCATCTACATGCCGATGATCCCCGAGGCCGTCATCGCGATGCTCGCGTGCGCCCGGCTGGGAGCGGTGCACTCGGTGGTGTTCGGCGGCTTCGCCCCACACGAGTTGGCGGTCCGCATCGACGACGTGCGGCCGACGGTGATCGTGTCCGCCTCATGCGGCATCGAACCCACCCGTGTGGTCGAGTACAAGCCGATGCTCGACGCGGCGATCGCCGCCGTGGAACACCCCCCGACGCATTGCGTTGTGGTGCAACGCGATCGGCACCGCTGCGACCTGATCGAGGGCCGCGACGTGGAGTGGGCCGACGTGATGGCTTCGGCGCAGCCGGTGGACCCGGTGCCCGTCGCCGCGACCGACCCGCTGTATGTGCTCTACACCTCGGGCACCACCGGCAAGCCCAAGGGCATCGTCCGTGACAACGGCGGCCACGCGGTGGCGCTGCTGTGGAGCATGCGCCACATCTACGACATCGCCCCCGGCGACGTGTTCTGGGCCGCGTCCGACGTGGGCTGGGTGGTCGGCCACTCCTACATCGTCTACGCGCCGCTGCTACTGGGCGCGACGACCGTGCTCTACGAGGGCAAGCCGGTCGGAACCCCCGACCCGGGCGCGTTCTGGCGGGTCGCCTCCGAGCACGGGGTGAAGGCGTTGTTCACCGCCCCGACGGCGATCCGCGCGATCCGCAAGGAAGACCCCGAAGCCAAGTACCTGGCCGACTACGACCTGTCGGGAATGAAATATCTGTTCCTGGCCGGTGAACGCCTGGACCCCGACACCTACCACTGGGCCACCGACAACCTCGGCGTCCCGGTGATCGACCACTGGTGGCAGACCGAGACAGGATGGGCCATCGCCGCCAATCCGATGGGCGCCGAAGCACTTCCGGTCAAAGCGGGTTCGCCGACCGTGCCGATGCCTGGTTACGACATCCATGTGCTGCACGACGACGGCAACCGCTGCGAAGCGGGTGAGGAAGGCGCGATCTGCATCCGGTTGCCGCTGCCGCCGGGCACCCTGCCCACGCTGTGGAACGCCGAGGCGCGCTACGAAGCGTCCTATCTGTCCGAACACCCCGGCTACTACCTGACCGGCGACGGCGGCCGCTACGACGAAGACGGCTACCTGTTCGTCATGGGCCGCATCGACGACGTCATCAACGTCGCCGGACACCGGATGTCCACCGGCGCGATCGAGGAGGTGCTCGCCACCCACCCGGCGGTGGCAGAGTGCGCGGTGATCGGGGTGCCGGACGAGATCAAGGGGCAGGCGCCCCGCGGGTTGGTCGTCGTCAAGTCCGGCGCCTCCACCGACGGGCTGGCTGAGGAGCTGGTCCGGCTGGTGCGTGACGAGATCGGCGCCGTCGCGGCGTTCCGGTTGGTCGATGTCGTCCCGGCGCTGCCGAAGACCCGCTCGGGCAAGATCCTGCGCAAGACGCTGCGCGGGATCGCCGCCGGCCGGGACGAACCGGTGCCGTCGACCATCGAGGACCCCGGCGTCCTGGACACCCTCGCCCCCATCCTGCGCTCCTGACCGGTTGCGCCGCAGGTGTTATCCGCGGCGCGAGGGTGGGTACCTCTTCCACACGATCGTCAATTTCGTCGACGTGGGAGGGAGGGTGGCTCGTGGCGTCACAACCGAAGTACATGGCGGTGCAGGGCGCGGCCCTGATCGTCGCGGCGGCGTTGACGCTGATCGGGCTGCTCGGCTTCATCCCGGGCGCCACCGCGAACGTTGGCGAGCTCGCCTGGGCCGGGCAACATTCGGGCGCAACGCTGTTCGGCGTGTTTGTGGTGTCGGTGCTGGTGAACGCGTTTCACCTGGTGCTCGGCGGCCTCGGGTTCGCGATGGCCCGGTCGTACTCGGGTGCGCGTGCCTATCTGCTCCTCGGCGGGGTGCTCTACCTGGGCCTGTGGCTCTACGGGCTGCTGGTCGAGCGGGGTAGCGACGCCCACGTCGTCCCCCTGAACGGCGCCGACAATTGGCTGCACCTCGGCATCGGCGCGATGATGCTGTTGCTGGCCGTCACCCTCGGCGGGCAGCGCGACCCGACGAAGCGGCGGATCCGGCGCCGTCCCCACCTCGGCGCGGCGGCCTGACCCGCGCCGGGAGGGCTGAGGCGGGCTGACCTGCGCCCGGAGCCAAGTCGCGCCGGGGCCTCGGGCCCGCGCCTCGGCTCAGTCACCTCACCGGAGTCAGGCCCGTCGAGCCGGCCGGGCGTGGCCAGTCAGGCCGTGCGCCGCCAGTCAGACCGCGCCTCGCCAGTCAGGCCGCGCGTCGCCAGTCAAACCGCGCCTCGCCAGTCAGACCGTGCGTCTGCCCTGCGCACCGGGAGTACGGTTTCTGACGAAAATCCGGCGAATTCCATCAGAAACCGTACGCTCGCGAGGCGGCCGCGACGCGCGCTCGGGGCCCGCGCGCCGGGACGCACAGCGCTCAAGGCCCGCGCGCCGGGACGCACAGCGCTCAAGGCCGCGCACGGGGACGCTTATCGCCAGGGCCGGCCCACGCCGCGAGAGTACGGTTTCTGACGGAAATCCGGCGAATTCCATCAAAATGCGTACGCTCGCGAGGCGGCCGGATTCGGCAGGCCGCGCGCCGGGACGCACAGCGCCCCTCCGCGCGTCGGCAGTCAGGCCGCGGGCCGGGACGCACAGCGCTCAAGGCCGCGCACGGGGACGCTTATCGCCAGGGCCGGCCCACGCCGCGAGAGTACGGTTTCTGACGGAAATCCGGCGAATTCCGTCAGAATGCGTACGCTCGCGAGGCGGCCGCGACGCGCGCTCGGGGCGCCCTCGACCGAGCTCGGCCGGTTGAGCTCCGCCCTACCCAGGTCAGCCTGTTGAGCTCAGCCCCACCCAGGTCGGCCTGTTGAGCTCAGCTCCAGAGAGGTCGGCCTGTTGAGCTCCGCCCCACCCAGGTCGGCCTGTTGAGCTCAGCTCCGGAGAGCTCAGCCGAGTGAAAGAGCGATGCCGTCGAGGATGTCGTGCTCGCTGACCACCAACTCGGCGATGCCGGCCCGCTCCTGCAGCGCCGCGGCCAGCTCCTGCACGACGATCGCCCCGCCGCCGATGACGTCGACACGGCCCTCGTGCATCGGCCCCAGGGCGGCACGCTGCTGACGGGTCATCACCAACAGTTCCTCACACACCGGCAGTAGCTCGTTCAACCCCACCCGCGCCAGGTGAATGGCGTCGGAGTCATAGGTGGTCATCTTCAGCGCCAACGCAGCCAGCGTCGTCATCGTGCCTGCCACCCCCACCCAGGTGTGGGCCTGCTGCACCGGCACCACCCGCAGCGCCTCCTCCAGCGCCGAGCGCACCACGGCCCGTGCGGACTCGACCTCGTCGGCGGTGGGCGGATCGGAATGCAGGCAGCGCTCGGTCAGCCGCACACACCCGATGTCGGCCGAATAGCCGGCCGCCACCTCAGCCGAATCCGCGGAACCCAGCACCACTTCGGTCGAACCGCCACCGAGGTCGACCACCACGAAAGGCCCGGCGGCACTGTCGAGTTCACCGACAGCGCCACGAAAGGACAGCTCCGCCTCCTCGGAACCGGTGATCACCTCGGCCACCGCGCCGGGCACCACCGTTCCCAGCACCTCGGCTGTCATCGCGAAGAACGCATCCCGGTTGGCCACATCGCGGGCCGCTGAGGTCGCCACCATGCGGACCGCTTCGACGCCGTGCTCGCGCATCATCTCGGCGTAGTCGACCAGAGCGAGCTGCGTGCGCAGCAGCGCGTCGGGCGCGAATTCGCCGGTCGCGTCCACCCCCTGGCCGAGCCGCACGATGCGCATCTCACGGTGCAGATCCTCCAGCCCACCGCCGGACACGTCGGCGATCAACAGCCGGATCGAGTTGGTTCCGCAATCCACGGCCGCCACCCGCGTCACGTCCACACCGTCGGATCCAGGATCCCGGCCATCCCCGGTTCGGCGGCCAACACCGCCAACGCCTCGTCTCCGAATGGGTTCACTCCCGGTCCTTTCGCCAATGAGTGGGCAATCACGACATGCAGGCACTTGACGCGATCCGGCATGCCGCCGCCGGAGAACGTCGTCCCCAACGACTCGATCGCGTCCCGCTCGGCCAGATACGACTCATGCGCACGCCGATAGGCGGCGGCCAACTCCGCATCACTGTCCAGGCGCTCGGTCATCTCCCGCATCAGACCCGCCGACTCCAACCGGCTCGCCGCGGCGGTCAGCGCCGGGTGGGTCAAGTAGTACAGCGTCGGAAACGGTGTTCCATCAGGCAGTCTCGGCGCGGTCTTCACGACGGCCGGTTCGCCGTTCGGGCATCGATAGGCGATCTCGAGGACACCGCGGGGCTCTCGACCCAGCTGCCCGGCGACGGCGTCGAGATCGGCTTGCTCAACCACCGGGGGGCGGCGCGCCGGGCGCGGGTGGTTCGGGGGCGACGGGCGGCGGCGCACCGGGCGCACCCGGCGGAGTGGGCGGCGCCGTCGGAGGCGCGCCGTGAGGCTCGTCGGCGATGGTGTGCCACAACGCGGTGTACCACGGGGCCCCGCTCGCGGCCTGCTGTGCCTGCTCGGCAGGCGACCCGGGCAGCTCCGCCTGCGGCGGCAGCTGCACCTGGTAAGGAATCTCGCCGGGCATCACGAACCCCAGCCGCTCACGGGCCTGCGCAGCGATGAACACCGGGTCGGCGAGCTTGTCCTTCTGCTGCTCGAGTTCGGCGATCTGGGCGCGCAACTGAGCTTCAGCGGCCTGCAGCTGCTTCATCTCCGTGCGCTGACCGAAATACGTGCGCACCGGGCCGGCGATCGTCAACGTCAGCACACACACCACCGCGGCGAGGATCGCCGCCCGCCGCGCCGCCGACCCGAAGCGCTGCTCGGCGGCCTGCTCTGCCGACGTGGCGATGACCTCCCGCACCGAACTCGTCGCCGGCGCGTCGACCTCGTCCCCGCCGTGGCGTTCGACGGGCACGACCTCCTTGCCCGGGCGCGGCGCGGCCTCTTTGCCCACGCCCGGCGCGGCGTCCTTCGGCATGCCCGGCGCGGCGTCTTTGCCCACGCCCGGCGCGGCGTCTTTCGGCACGCCCTCTTTCGGGGCGCGCGGCGCGGTACGCCGCGACGTCCCCCGCGGTTTACCCGGCCGGGACGCCGCTCCCCGGCGCCTCGGGTCGGGCCGTTTCGCGTCGGGCACGGGCTATGTGGTCTCCGGGGTGTAGCGCGGGAAGGCCAGATCGCCGGCGTAGCGCGCGGCGTCGCCGAGTTCCTCCTCGATGCGCAGCAGCTGGTTGTACTTGGCGACGCGCTCGCTGCGCGCCGGCGCACCGGTCTTGATCTGACCGCTGCCGACCGCCACCGCCAGATCGGCGATCGTGGTGTCCTCGGTCTCGCCGCTGCGGTGGCTCATCATGGTCTTGTACCCGGCGTTGTGCGCCAGCGAGACCGCATCGAGCGTCTCGGTCAGCGTGCCGATCTGGTTCACCTTCACCAGCAGCGCGTTGGCCGCACCCTTCTCGATGCCGTCCTCGAGCCGCTCGGGGTTGGTGACGAACAGGTCGTCGCCGACCAGCTGCACCTTGTCGCCGATCGCGGTGGTCAGCGTCACCCAGCCGTCCCAGTCGTCCTCGGACAGCGGATCCTCGATCGACACCAGCGGGTAGCCGCCCAGCAGATCCTCGTAGAACGCCGCCATCTGCTCGGCGTTGCGGGTCTCCCGCTCGAACGCGTAGCCGGTGCCGTCGGTGTAGAACTCGGTGGCCGCGACATCGAGCGCGAGTGCGACGTCGGCGCCGACCTTCAACCCGGCCGCCTCGATCGCCGAGCCGATCAGATCCAGCGCTGCCTTGGTGCCGGGCAGGTCAGGGGCGAAACCGCCCTCGTCGCCCAGCCCGGTGGCCAGCCCCTGCTTCTTGAGCACCGACTTCAGCGCGTGGTACACCTCCGCACCCCAGCGCAGCGCCTCCTTGAAGCTGGGCGCGCCGATCGGAGCGATCATGAACTCCTGGACGTCGACGCCGGTGTCGGCGTGGGCGCCGCCGTTGATGATGTTCATCATCGGCACCGGGAGGATGTGGGCGTTGGGTCCGCCGATGTAGCGGAACAGGGGCAGCTCCGCGGCCTGCGCGGCTGCCTTGGCCACCGCCAGCGACACGCCGAGGATCGCGTTGGCCCCCAGCCGGGACTTGTCCGGGGTGCCGTCGAGATCGACCAGGGCCTGGTCGACCAGGCGCTGCTCGTCGGCGCCGAGACCGATCACCGCCGGGGCGATCTCGTCGAGCACCGCCTCCACGGCCTTCTGCACACCCTTGCCCAGGTAGCGCGGTCCGCCGTCGCGCAGCTCGACGGCCTCGTGCTCACCGGTGGAGGCACCCGAGGGCACCGCGGCGCGGGCGACCGTGCCGTCCAGCAGGCCGACCTCGACCTCGACGGTCGGGTTCCCCCGGGAATCGAGGATTTCGCGGGCTCCGACCTGCTCGATGATGGGCACTGATGCCTCCTAGCTCTCGGGGACGTGACGGGTTGACGATCTCGGATCGGGAACGGCCTCGGCCATGAGCCTAGAGCGTGGCCGCTGCGCCGGCGTGCTCAGAGGGCATGTCCGTTCGCGTAGGCCGTGGCCCAGTCGCGGACGTTGCGCGCGTACTGGTCGGACAGGTTGTAGGCGCGCAGCGCATCCATCCAGCCTCGCGGGGTGGACAGATCCTTGCCGCGCCAGCACAGATACCCCGCCGCCGACAGCGCGGCGTCGTCGATGTTGTCGGCGCTGATGTCCCCGTCGTTGTTGGCGTCCACGCCGTAGAGCCGCCACGTCTCGGGAATGAACTGCATCGGCCCCATCGCGCGGGCGTAGGGCTCGTCGCCCTTGTCCTCGACGGCCGGGTCGTGGCTGACCGAGTCGTGGTCGAGAATCTCGAGGTTACCGCCGGTGCCGTCGAGCAGCACGCCCCGGATGGGTGGCGAGACGTCACCGTTGGCGGCGATGTCGGCCCCCCGGTAGGTGCCGTGATGGCTCTCCACCTGGCCGATGCCCGCCAGCGTCGTCCACGCCAGGTTGCAGTCCGGATTCTCCACCTGAGCGACGCGGGCGGCGTAGGCGTACGCCTCCAGCGCCGTGACCGGGATGCCCAGGGCGGGGGCGCGCTCGGCGGCCCACTGGTGCAGCTGGTCGGCGGGCCGGCCCGAGGCGTAGGTGTCGATCTGTGGAACCGGATCACCCGCCGGCGGCGGCACCCCCTCAGGGATGCGGCTGCCCATCTGCCACGAACAGCTGGCAGCCATGAGCAGCGCTGTCGCGCCGATCACGGCCACCGCCTGCAGCCACCGCACCCGCGTCACCGGTCTCCTCACAACCCACTCTGGTTGTCATCCATGTTCCCATGCAGTCAAGGAATTGCGGCTGACCTGCGCATGCAGGCGTGGGACGAGAAACATCACGATCGCCGACGCCGCGGCGGCCGCGACAGGTCGGGACCTCCCGCGGGGTCACACGCTGGGCGGATCCGCCTCTTCTGTCACCGGCCAATGGGCGCGCCACTCGTCGGCGCTGATCGCGGCCAGCGGGGCAGCGTCGAGTTCCTCGGCGACGTCGTCGCCGCGGCGGGCGGCGGCTGCGGCGCGTTCGGCGGTGCGCACGTCGTCCATGAACTCCAGCACCGCGGTGCGCAGCGCGTTCTCGGCGTCCACCTCGGCCGACACCGTCACTGAGGTCAACTCCCCGGGAACCACCTCGGCGGGCACCCCGGCCCCCTCGGCGCGGGCAAGCACCTTCTGGGCCAGCGCCAACGCCGGTTGGGCGGTCGGGATGTCGTCCATGCAGGATTCGCGCTTCGAGGTCTCCAGCGCTTTGCGCTGCTCCCACTGCGCCAGCTGGTCCTCCAGCGAGATCGACTCCCCCGCCAGCACCGCGGGCACCCGGTTGCCGAGCTTGCGGACCAGCGCATCGGCGACGTCGTCGATGGTGAACGCATGCTCGGGGGCCTCCTCGGCGATGCGGGCATGGAACAGCACCTGCAGCAGCACATCGCCGAGCTCGTCGCGCAGTTCGCCGAGGTCGCCGCCGTGCACCGCATCGAACAGCTCGTAGGTCTCCTCGAGCAGGTAGCGCCGTAACGAATCGTGGGTCTGCTGGCTTTCCCACGGGCCGGCGGTGCGCAACCGGTCCATCAGAGCGACCGCGTCGACCAAACGCTCACCGGAAGCCGCGGCCGGCGCCGCGATCACGCGCTCCCCGGCCGAGATTCGCGACAGGACCGAGGGGTGCTCGGCGTCGCTGGACAGCAGCACCTCGGCGGGCTCACCGTCATAGGCCGGACGCGCCGCCGGCAGCGACCACGGCACCTTGATCGGCATCTCCTCGGTGTATTGCACGTCCCCGGACAGCAGCTCGATCGCCTCGACGGGGACCAGGGAGGGGCGACGTGGATCCACCAGGACGACCGTCACCGCCGCTCACTCACGTGGTTCATCCGCCCGAGGCACCTCCGAACTTGGTTATATCAACTTCCTCGTCCGGTTTCCCGTCGATGGCCAGCAAAAACCCGGCCACGAACGCCACCAGGTCCAGGTCCCGGATCCGGGGGGAACCCACCCCGCTGCCCGCCCGCGGAATCGGCACCTGCACGACCGAGGTGGTGGCCCGATAGCTGGCGCCCGCGTAGAGCCGTTTGAGCCGCAGCTGCGCCGAATCGGCCAACGTCATCGGCGAGATGCGCACCGTGGTCGCCGAGGCCGCCCCGATCTCGGTGACACCGTGCGCGCGGGCCAGCAGCCGCAGCCGAGCCACGGCGACCAGGCGCTCGGCCGGCTCGGGCAGCGGGCCGTAGCGGTCGACGAGCTCAGCGATAACCGAGTCGACGGCGTCGAAATCGGTGGCGGCCGCCAGCCGGCGGTAGGCCTCCAGCCGCAGCCGGTCGCTGTTGATGTAGTCCGGCGGCAGATGCGCGTCGACGGGTAGGTCGACCCGCACGTCTTTCGATTCCTCAGGTGTCGCAACGGTTTTCCCGTCCGCGGCAGCCCGGTACGCCTCGACGGCCTCACCGACCAACCGCACGTACAGGTCGAAGCCGACCCCGGCGACATGCCCGGACTGCTCGGCGCCCAACACGTTTCCGGCGCCGCGGATCTCGAGGTCCTTCATCGCCACCGCCATGCCGGCGCCGAGTTCGTTGTTCTGGGCGATGGTGGCCAGCCGGTCGTAGGCCGTCTCGGTCAGCGGCACCTCGGGCGGATACAGGAAGTAGGCATAGCCCCGCTCGCGCGAGCGGCCCACCCGCCCGCGCAGCTGGTGCAGCTGCGAGAGCCCGAAGGTGTCCGCGCGCTCCACGATCAGCGTGTTGGCGTTGGAGATGTCCAGGCCGGTCTCGACGATCGTGGTGCAGACCAGAATGTCGTACTCGCGGTTCCAGAAGCCCTCGACGGTCTTCTCCAGCTGTTCCTCCGGCATCTGGCCGTGCGCCACCACGACCCGCGCCTCGGGCACCATCTGCCGCACCCGCGCGGCCGCCTGGTCGATGGAGCGGACCCGGTTGTGGATGTAGAACGCCTGCCCGTCGCGCAGCATCTCGCGGCGCAGCGCGGCGGCGACCTGCTTGTCGTCGTGCGGCCCCACATACGTCAGCACCGGGTAGCGCTCCTCGGGCGGGGTGAGGATCGTCGACATCTCCCGGATGCCGGCCAGGCTCATCTCCAACGTCCGCGGGATCGGGGTGGCGCTCATCGTCAGCACGTCGACGTGGGTGCGCATCGACTTGATGTGCTCCTTGTGCTCCACACCGAAGCGCTGTTCCTCGTCGACGACGATGAGCCCCAGGTCTTTCCACGTCACCCCGGTCTGCAGCAGCCGGTGGGTGCCGATCACGATGTCGACGCTGCCGTCCTTCATCCCCTCCAGCGTGGCGCGGGACTCGGCGGGGTCGGTGAACCGCGACAGGCCCTTGACCGTCACCGGGAAGCCGGCGGTACGCGCGGTGAACGTCTGCAGGTGCTGATCGGCCAGCAGCGTCGTCGGCACCAGCACCGCGACCTGCTTACCGTCCTGCACCGCCTTGAAAGCCGCGCGCACCGCGATCTCGGTCTTGCCGTAGCCGACGTCACCGCAGATCACCCGGTCCATCGGGACCGGCTTCTCCATGTCCGACTTCACCTCGGTGATCGCGGTGAGCTGGTCGACGGTCTCGGTGAAGCCGAACGCGTCTTCCATCTCGACCTGCCACGGGGTGTCCGGGGCAAACGCGTGCCCCGCCGAGGCCTGCCGTTTGGCGTACAGCGCGACCAGCTCGGCGGCGATCTCGCGCACCGCCCGGCGGGCCTTGGTCTTGGTGTTGGCCCAGTCGCTGCCGCCGAGCTTGCTCAGCGTGGGCGCCTCGCCGCCGACATAGCGCGACAACTGATCCAGCGAATCCATCGGCACATAGAGCCGGTCGGCGGTCTGGCCTCGCTTACTGGAGGCGTACTCCAGCACCAGATATTCGCGGCGTGCCCCACCGACCACCCGCTCGGTCATCTCGACGAAGCGACCGATGCCGTGCTGATCGTGCACGACGAGATCGCCCGCCGTCAGCGCCAGCGGGTCGACTACGTTGCGCCGCTTGGCCGCCAGCTTCTTGCCCTCGGTGGCACCGACCCGGTTTCCGGTCAGGTCGGTCTCGGTGATCACGACCAGGTTGGCGCCGGGCAGGACGACACCGTCGTGCAGCGGGCCCTTGAGGACCCCGACCACACCCTCCTTCAGCGGCGCCCCCGGCTCCAACATCGTTGCCGGCGTGCCGGATTCGCCGAGTTGCTCGACCACACGCATACAGGTGCCCGCCCCGGGGGTGACGACGGCGGCGTGACCGCCGGTCATCACGTGAGCGCGCAGCATCGCGAAGATCTCGTCCAGGTTGTGCTGCTGACCGCGCGCCGAGGGGGCGGGACGGATGTCGAGCTGCAGCGCTTCCCCGGAACCGCTGTCCAGCTGACTGAGCGTCCACCAGGGATGCCCGCCGGCGCGGGCGTTGTCGCGTGCGTCGTCGAAGCCGACGAACCCCGACGCGCCGAGGGCCTCGATGTCGATGGGCACGTCGCCGCCGACGGCGGCGGTCGACCAGGACGCCTCCAGGAACTCGCGGCCGGTCTTGATCAGATCAGCGGCGCGGGTACGCACCTTCTCCGGATCGCAGATCAGCAGCGGGGCGCCGGCCGGAAGGTGGTCGGGCAGCGTCGCCGGCTCGGTCGGCTTGAGCAGCGGCAGCAGCGCCTCCATGCCGTCGACCGGGATGCCCTCGGCGAGCTTGGCCAGCATGTCGGGCACCGACCCCGGCACGCTGTTCTCGACGACCGGGTGCTCGGCGGCCAGCGCGGCGGCGCGGTCGCGGACGTCGTCGGTGAGCAGCAGCTCGCGGCAGGGCACCGCGATGACGGTGTCGATGTCGATCTCGGGGATGGAGCGCTGGTCGGCGACGGAGAACATCCGCATCTCGGAGACCTCGTCACCCCAGAACTCGACGCGCACCGGGTGCTCGAGGGTCGGGGGGAACACGTCGAGAATGCCGCCGCGAACGGCGAACTCGCCGCGCTTGCCGACCATGTCGACGCGGGTGTAGGCCAGCTCGACCAGGCGGTGCACCGTCGCGTCGAACGCGTCCCCAGCGGCTCCCGCCGCGGCGTCAGGCTCCTCACCCACTGTCAGGGTCACCGGCTCGGTCCGGGCCAGGTCCGGGGCCATCGGTTGAAGCAGCGAGCGTGCCGTGGTCACGACGATGCGCACCGGCGGCCCCAGCCGCGCGTCGTCGGGGTAGGCGAGGCGGCGCAACAGCAGCATCCGCGCGCCGACGGTGTCGGTACCCGGCGAGAGTCGCTCGTGCGGCAACGTCTCCCACGACGGGAACAGCGCAACGGAGTCGCCGAACACGCCGCGCAGCTCGGCGGTCAGGTCGTCGGCCTCCCGGCCGGTCGCGGTGACGACCAGCAGCGGGCCCGTCTGGGCGATCGCGGCAGCGGCGTAGACCCGGGCACTGGCCGGGCCGATGAGGTCGAGATCGGCGGGCCGCTCGGCGGCGCGGCGGGTCACCTCGTGCAGCGAGGGGTCACGCAGCGC is a window from the Mycolicibacterium poriferae genome containing:
- the eno gene encoding phosphopyruvate hydratase, which encodes MPIIEQVGAREILDSRGNPTVEVEVGLLDGTVARAAVPSGASTGEHEAVELRDGGPRYLGKGVQKAVEAVLDEIAPAVIGLGADEQRLVDQALVDLDGTPDKSRLGANAILGVSLAVAKAAAQAAELPLFRYIGGPNAHILPVPMMNIINGGAHADTGVDVQEFMIAPIGAPSFKEALRWGAEVYHALKSVLKKQGLATGLGDEGGFAPDLPGTKAALDLIGSAIEAAGLKVGADVALALDVAATEFYTDGTGYAFERETRNAEQMAAFYEDLLGGYPLVSIEDPLSEDDWDGWVTLTTAIGDKVQLVGDDLFVTNPERLEDGIEKGAANALLVKVNQIGTLTETLDAVSLAHNAGYKTMMSHRSGETEDTTIADLAVAVGSGQIKTGAPARSERVAKYNQLLRIEEELGDAARYAGDLAFPRYTPETT
- a CDS encoding Ppx/GppA phosphatase family protein, producing the protein MDVTRVAAVDCGTNSIRLLIADVSGGGLEDLHREMRIVRLGQGVDATGEFAPDALLRTQLALVDYAEMMREHGVEAVRMVATSAARDVANRDAFFAMTAEVLGTVVPGAVAEVITGSEEAELSFRGAVGELDSAAGPFVVVDLGGGSTEVVLGSADSAEVAAGYSADIGCVRLTERCLHSDPPTADEVESARAVVRSALEEALRVVPVQQAHTWVGVAGTMTTLAALALKMTTYDSDAIHLARVGLNELLPVCEELLVMTRQQRAALGPMHEGRVDVIGGGAIVVQELAAALQERAGIAELVVSEHDILDGIALSLG
- a CDS encoding propionyl-CoA synthetase, whose protein sequence is MPGYRDLFDASITDPAGFWADAATAVTWTREPQRILDDSNPPFYRWFPDAELNTCANALDRHVYGGQERSDSGISYGGRAEQPALIYDSAVTDTKRVYTYAELLDETARFAGALRGLGVGKGDRVVIYMPMIPEAVIAMLACARLGAVHSVVFGGFAPHELAVRIDDVRPTVIVSASCGIEPTRVVEYKPMLDAAIAAVEHPPTHCVVVQRDRHRCDLIEGRDVEWADVMASAQPVDPVPVAATDPLYVLYTSGTTGKPKGIVRDNGGHAVALLWSMRHIYDIAPGDVFWAASDVGWVVGHSYIVYAPLLLGATTVLYEGKPVGTPDPGAFWRVASEHGVKALFTAPTAIRAIRKEDPEAKYLADYDLSGMKYLFLAGERLDPDTYHWATDNLGVPVIDHWWQTETGWAIAANPMGAEALPVKAGSPTVPMPGYDIHVLHDDGNRCEAGEEGAICIRLPLPPGTLPTLWNAEARYEASYLSEHPGYYLTGDGGRYDEDGYLFVMGRIDDVINVAGHRMSTGAIEEVLATHPAVAECAVIGVPDEIKGQAPRGLVVVKSGASTDGLAEELVRLVRDEIGAVAAFRLVDVVPALPKTRSGKILRKTLRGIAAGRDEPVPSTIEDPGVLDTLAPILRS
- a CDS encoding FtsB family cell division protein is translated as MPDAKRPDPRRRGAASRPGKPRGTSRRTAPRAPKEGVPKDAAPGVGKDAAPGMPKDAAPGVGKEAAPRPGKEVVPVERHGGDEVDAPATSSVREVIATSAEQAAEQRFGSAARRAAILAAVVCVLTLTIAGPVRTYFGQRTEMKQLQAAEAQLRAQIAELEQQKDKLADPVFIAAQARERLGFVMPGEIPYQVQLPPQAELPGSPAEQAQQAASGAPWYTALWHTIADEPHGAPPTAPPTPPGAPGAPPPVAPEPPAPGAPPPGG
- a CDS encoding lytic transglycosylase domain-containing protein; this translates as MTRVRWLQAVAVIGATALLMAASCSWQMGSRIPEGVPPPAGDPVPQIDTYASGRPADQLHQWAAERAPALGIPVTALEAYAYAARVAQVENPDCNLAWTTLAGIGQVESHHGTYRGADIAANGDVSPPIRGVLLDGTGGNLEILDHDSVSHDPAVEDKGDEPYARAMGPMQFIPETWRLYGVDANNDGDISADNIDDAALSAAGYLCWRGKDLSTPRGWMDALRAYNLSDQYARNVRDWATAYANGHAL
- a CDS encoding DUF501 domain-containing protein, with amino-acid sequence MVEQADLDAVAGQLGREPRGVLEIAYRCPNGEPAVVKTAPRLPDGTPFPTLYYLTHPALTAAASRLESAGLMREMTERLDSDAELAAAYRRAHESYLAERDAIESLGTTFSGGGMPDRVKCLHVVIAHSLAKGPGVNPFGDEALAVLAAEPGMAGILDPTVWT
- a CDS encoding DUF4383 domain-containing protein — encoded protein: MASQPKYMAVQGAALIVAAALTLIGLLGFIPGATANVGELAWAGQHSGATLFGVFVVSVLVNAFHLVLGGLGFAMARSYSGARAYLLLGGVLYLGLWLYGLLVERGSDAHVVPLNGADNWLHLGIGAMMLLLAVTLGGQRDPTKRRIRRRPHLGAAA
- a CDS encoding nucleoside triphosphate pyrophosphohydrolase translates to MTVVLVDPRRPSLVPVEAIELLSGDVQYTEEMPIKVPWSLPAARPAYDGEPAEVLLSSDAEHPSVLSRISAGERVIAAPAAASGERLVDAVALMDRLRTAGPWESQQTHDSLRRYLLEETYELFDAVHGGDLGELRDELGDVLLQVLFHARIAEEAPEHAFTIDDVADALVRKLGNRVPAVLAGESISLEDQLAQWEQRKALETSKRESCMDDIPTAQPALALAQKVLARAEGAGVPAEVVPGELTSVTVSAEVDAENALRTAVLEFMDDVRTAERAAAAARRGDDVAEELDAAPLAAISADEWRAHWPVTEEADPPSV